The following DNA comes from Hordeum vulgare subsp. vulgare chromosome 3H, MorexV3_pseudomolecules_assembly, whole genome shotgun sequence.
GGCAATGAAGTAATAGAACTATGCTGCAAATCAGTGAAGCGTGTCAAATTCTCAGAAGCAGATGGTGTAATTGGGAGTAAGATGCAGAGTTGTGAGCTACCCAAACGACAAACTCTCTGCAAACTGCTCTCGGGTGTTATGGCTTCactgtcatcctcgtcgtcatcatcatcatcatcatcatcatcatcatcatcatcatcatcatcatcatcatcatcatcatcatccgcgTCTATTGAAGGAGACAAATGGGTAACTGCCGAAAGTAGTAGTTCTGACATGCCCAAGGAAGCCTTTAGTAAGACTAAAGATACAAATAAGCATTGCGATAATCTGGACTCTGCTGAGCCTAGTAACAGAGAGATGTCTGCTCCATTCATTGATCTGAATATGACACCACCAGAATGTATTGATGTGGACAGCACCTATGATTCAAATTTAGAGGTGCCCAATCTTGAGCATCCACATGATGAAACTTTAAGTTCTGATGCTGAATTGATTGCTGGTGGAGAAAACTTGATGAATTTGTCTTTTGGTTCACAGGGACCGGAAAGCCAACCACCTGTTGCTGACCTTGATAAAATAAAGAGTTCAAGATCGGCAGGCACATTTTTGGATGGTGAGCGAATCATTATTTCTGACATAGTTGCTGTTGGTTCTCCATTGAACTTAAGAGAACACCGCGAGACTCGTCGTGGTTACAGTAATGTTTCAGTAAAAGATACCATGACTACGAGTACATCTCCTTGTGCATTGCCAGACCATACATTTCAGGACTCATTTCAGCAGCACAAGACTTGGTTCTCCAGCAATCTGAATAATGTTGGCTCCCAGCTTTCTCGTGAATGTAATGTGTTTCGCAGCAAGGAGTTATATTCTAGTTCTGAGTTGAACGTGCAGCACCAGTGCAGTCCTTCTACGGGACAGACAGTTCGTTTGATGGGTAAAGATCTTACAATTTGCGCAACCAGAGGTGAACCGTTTGCTGAGACTGCACAGAAATATACAGGTACTTCCACCAATGAGTATCTTAAGACAAATGTGTTATTGCCACAAGGACAGCCTTTTTTCTCTTTGCAAGCTGAAAGTTTCCCCAATGTTGCAGTAAATTCTACCAGTGCAACTCAAGCTTCAACATATCATGCAAGCACAAGTCAGGCACATTTTGGGTACAGGACTCCACATGGTTCCAGTCAACCGTTTCCTGCAGCAAATTTATTTTCTGGAGATCAATTGCCATATGAAAACAGGTATGGGGATTTTTCAAACTCGCGGACCAACCAGACTTTTCTATTGGGGTGTTCACCTCTTCCCAATCATAGCAGTGCAGTCTTCCATCAGAATAGGCCGCGTCCTTGGCGTTATTTCTCTGATCCTATCGCTGTGGAAGAAACGGCTGCTGCACCATTTTTGCCTATGACCGGACAGCATAGGACACCACCTTCAGTGTTCCATACCAATTTGCCTCGGCAACATGTTGGGCATTCAGCAAGGTCGTCAGTTTGCCCTCTTAACTCTGTGAGTTATACGCTCAGCCATCCAGGCCGGGTAGTTCAAGAAGTTTCCAACAGCACAAGAGATACAGCCCTTCCGTCCAGAAATACAGAGAACC
Coding sequences within:
- the LOC123443100 gene encoding serine-rich adhesin for platelets-like isoform X5, which codes for MLEYTTSLSNARRFPLLPSFQSTPPHLPPPKKTREIAGRFARRGHADVASMAAAAFSIRGYAASMRGEAAAEGRRPLGIEHLPAIEAPRFRWWADELASAMATAAASAAAVAPSPRRSPGKAKPPKKRSISDLFASAPPLDVSPAGDSGCNAQTEVDGDEALCAIVRRAKKERKRKKRLREEAAAAVAPECSGGRDPEGSFAATKEGLENPNLPDGLDASTSQKLKSSQYHRIEGENISGRRKKGKINNAKKAECIDNSKACKVGKLRVLGKSLPRQGILKYTEHTSVKMANEKHVNSEGNEVIELCCKSVKRVKFSEADGVIGSKMQSCELPKRQTLCKLLSGVMASLSSSSSSSSSSSSSSSSSSSSSSSSSSSASIEGDKWVTAESSSSDMPKEAFSKTKDTNKHCDNLDSAEPSNREMSAPFIDLNMTPPECIDVDSTYDSNLEVPNLEHPHDETLSSDAELIAGGENLMNLSFGSQGPESQPPVADLDKIKSSRSAGTFLDDHTFQDSFQQHKTWFSSNLNNVGSQLSRECNVFRSKELYSSSELNVQHQCSPSTGQTVRLMGKDLTICATRGEPFAETAQKYTGTSTNEYLKTNVLLPQGQPFFSLQAESFPNVAVNSTSATQASTYHASTSQAHFGYRTPHGSSQPFPAANLFSGDQLPYENRYGDFSNSRTNQTFLLGCSPLPNHSSAVFHQNRPRPWRYFSDPIAVEETAAAPFLPMTGQHRTPPSVFHTNLPRQHVGHSARSSVCPLNSVSYTLSHPGRVVQEVSNSTRDTALPSRNTENQTTRAVPDNCNASSSCRSVQKRSGPVKLTPGAKHILVPSDSTHGDSMPVYSCLSFGSRSGNAAGSQNKGP
- the LOC123443100 gene encoding flocculation protein FLO11-like isoform X1; the encoded protein is MLEYTTSLSNARRFPLLPSFQSTPPHLPPPKKTREIAGRFARRGHADVASMAAAAFSIRGYAASMRGEAAAEGRRPLGIEHLPAIEAPRFRWWADELASAMATAAASAAAVAPSPRRSPGKAKPPKKRSISDLFASAPPLDVSPAGDSGCNAQTEVDGDEALCAIVRRAKKERKRKKRLREEAAAAVAPECSGGRDPEGSFAATKEGLENPNLPDGLDASTSQKLKSSQYHRIEGENISGRRKKGKINNAKKAECIDNSKACKVGKLRVLGKSLPRQGILKYTEHTSVKMANEKHVNSEGNEVIELCCKSVKRVKFSEADGVIGSKMQSCELPKRQTLCKLLSGVMASLSSSSSSSSSSSSSSSSSSSSSSSSSSSASIEGDKWVTAESSSSDMPKEAFSKTKDTNKHCDNLDSAEPSNREMSAPFIDLNMTPPECIDVDSTYDSNLEVPNLEHPHDETLSSDAELIAGGENLMNLSFGSQGPESQPPVADLDKIKSSRSAGTFLDGERIIISDIVAVGSPLNLREHRETRRGYSNVSVKDTMTTSTSPCALPDHTFQDSFQQHKTWFSSNLNNVGSQLSRECNVFRSKELYSSSELNVQHQCSPSTGQTVRLMGKDLTICATRGEPFAETAQKYTGTSTNEYLKTNVLLPQGQPFFSLQAESFPNVAVNSTSATQASTYHASTSQAHFGYRTPHGSSQPFPAANLFSGDQLPYENRYGDFSNSRTNQTFLLGCSPLPNHSSAVFHQNRPRPWRYFSDPIAVEETAAAPFLPMTGQHRTPPSVFHTNLPRQHVGHSARSSVCPLNSVSYTLSHPGRVVQEVSNSTRDTALPSRNTENQTTRAVPDNCNASSSCRSVQKRSGPVKLTPGAKHILVPSDSTHGDSMPVYSCLSFGSRSGNAAGSQNKGP
- the LOC123443100 gene encoding putative GPI-anchored protein pfl2 isoform X3; amino-acid sequence: MLEYTTSLSNARRFPLLPSFQSTPPHLPPPKKTREIAGRFARRGHADVASMAAAAFSIRGYAASMRGEAAAEGRRPLGIEHLPAIEAPRFRWWADELASAMATAAASAAAVAPSPRRSPGKAKPPKKRSISDLFASAPPLDVSPAGDSGCNAQTEVDGDEALCAIVRRAKKERKRKKRLREEAAAAVAPECSGGRDPEGSFAATKEGLENPNLPDGLDASTSQKLKSSQYHRIEGENISGRRKKGKINNAKKAECIDNSKACKVGKLRVLGKSLPRQGILKYTEHTSVKMANEKHVNSEGNEVIELCCKSVKRVKFSEADGVIGSKMQSCELPKRQTLCKLLSGVMASLSSSSSSSSSSSSSSSSSSSSSSSSSSSASIEGDKWVTAESSSSDMPKEAFSKTKDTNKHCDNLDSAEPSNREMSAPFIDLNMTPPECIDVDSTYDSNLEVPNLEHPHDETLSSDAELIAGGENLMNLSFGSQGPESQPPVADLDKIKSSRSAGTFLDGERIIISDIVAVGSPLNLREHRETRRGYSNVSVKDTMTTSTSPCALPDHTFQDSFQQHKTWFSSNLNNVGSQLSRECNVFRSKELYSSSELNVQHQCSPSTGQTVRLMGKDLTICATRGEPFAETAQKYTVNSTSATQASTYHASTSQAHFGYRTPHGSSQPFPAANLFSGDQLPYENRYGDFSNSRTNQTFLLGCSPLPNHSSAVFHQNRPRPWRYFSDPIAVEETAAAPFLPMTGQHRTPPSVFHTNLPRQHVGHSARSSVCPLNSVSYTLSHPGRVVQEVSNSTRDTALPSRNTENQTTRAVPDNCNASSSCRSVQKRSGPVKLTPGAKHILVPSDSTHGDSMPVYSCLSFGSRSGNAAGSQNKGP
- the LOC123443100 gene encoding serine-rich adhesin for platelets-like isoform X4; this translates as MLEYTTSLSNARRFPLLPSFQSTPPHLPPPKKTREIAGRFARRGHADVASMAAAAFSIRGYAASMRGEAAAEGRRPLGIEHLPAIEAPRFRWWADELASAMATAAASAAAVAPSPRRSPGKAKPPKKRSISDLFASAPPLDVSPAGDSGCNAQTEVDGDEALCAIVRRAKKERKRKKRLREEAAAAVAPECSGGRDPEGSFAATKEGLENPNLPDGLDASTSQKLKSSQYHRIEGENISGRRKKGKINNAKKAECIDNSKACKVGKLRVLGKSLPRQGILKYTEHTSVKMANEKHVNSEGNEVIELCCKSVKRVKFSEADGVIGSKMQSCELPKRQTLCKLLSGVMASLSSSSSSSSSSSSSSSSSSSSSSSSSSSASIEGDKWVTAESSSSDMPKEAFSKTKDTNKHCDNLDSAEPSNREMSAPFIDLNMTPPECIDVDSTYDSNLEGPESQPPVADLDKIKSSRSAGTFLDGERIIISDIVAVGSPLNLREHRETRRGYSNVSVKDTMTTSTSPCALPDHTFQDSFQQHKTWFSSNLNNVGSQLSRECNVFRSKELYSSSELNVQHQCSPSTGQTVRLMGKDLTICATRGEPFAETAQKYTGTSTNEYLKTNVLLPQGQPFFSLQAESFPNVAVNSTSATQASTYHASTSQAHFGYRTPHGSSQPFPAANLFSGDQLPYENRYGDFSNSRTNQTFLLGCSPLPNHSSAVFHQNRPRPWRYFSDPIAVEETAAAPFLPMTGQHRTPPSVFHTNLPRQHVGHSARSSVCPLNSVSYTLSHPGRVVQEVSNSTRDTALPSRNTENQTTRAVPDNCNASSSCRSVQKRSGPVKLTPGAKHILVPSDSTHGDSMPVYSCLSFGSRSGNAAGSQNKGP
- the LOC123443100 gene encoding putative GPI-anchored protein pfl2 isoform X2, with the translated sequence MLEYTTSLSNARRFPLLPSFQSTPPHLPPPKKTREIAGRFARRGHADVASMAAAAFSIRGYAASMRGEAAAEGRRPLGIEHLPAIEAPRFRWWADELASAMATAAASAAAVAPSPRRSPGKAKPPKKRSISDLFASAPPLDVSPAGDSGCNAQTEVDGDEALCAIVRRAKKERKRKKRLREEAAAAVAPECSGGRDPEGSFAATKEGLENPNLPDGLDASTSQKLKSSQYHRIEGENISGRRKKGKINNAKKAECIDNSKACKVGKLRVLGKSLPRQGILKYTEHTSVKMANEKHVNSEGNEVIELCCKSVKRVKFSEADGVIGSKMQSCELPKRQTLCKLLSGVMASLSSSSSSSSSSSSSSSSSSSSSSSSSSSASIEGDKWVTAESSSSDMPKEAFSKTKDTNKHCDNLDSAEPSNREMSAPFIDLNMTPPECIDVDSTYDSNLEVPNLEHPHDETLSSDAELIAGGENLMNLSFGSQGPESQPPVADLDKIKSSRSAGTFLDGERIIISDIVAVGSPLNLREHRETRRGYSNVSVKDTMTTSTSPCALPDHTFQDSFQQHKTWFSSNLNNVGSQLSRECNVFRSKELYSSSELNVQHQCSPSTGQTVRLMGKDLTICATRGEPFAETAQKYTGTSTNEYLKTNVLLPQGQPFFSLQAESFPNVAVNSTSATQASTYHASTSQAHFGYRTPHGSSQPFPAANLFSGDQLPYENSAVFHQNRPRPWRYFSDPIAVEETAAAPFLPMTGQHRTPPSVFHTNLPRQHVGHSARSSVCPLNSVSYTLSHPGRVVQEVSNSTRDTALPSRNTENQTTRAVPDNCNASSSCRSVQKRSGPVKLTPGAKHILVPSDSTHGDSMPVYSCLSFGSRSGNAAGSQNKGP
- the LOC123443100 gene encoding serine-rich adhesin for platelets-like isoform X6 — protein: MLEYTTSLSNARRFPLLPSFQSTPPHLPPPKKTREIAGRFARRGHADVASMAAAAFSIRGYAASMRGEAAAEGRRPLGIEHLPAIEAPRFRWWADELASAMATAAASAAAVAPSPRRSPGKAKPPKKRSISDLFASAPPLDVSPAGDSGCNAQTEVDGDEALCAIVRRAKKERKRKKRLREEAAAAVAPECSGGRDPEGSFAATKEGLENPNLPDGLDASTSQKLKSSQYHRIEGENISGRRKKGKINNAKKAECIDNSKACKVGKLRVLGKSLPRQGILKYTEHTSVKMANEKHVNSEGNEVIELCCKSVKRVKFSEADGVIGSKMQSCELPKRQTLCKLLSGVMASLSSSSSSSSSSSSSSSSSSSSSSSSSSSASIEGDKWVTAESSSSDMPKEAFSKTKDTNKHCDNLDSAEPSNREMSAPFIDLNMTPPECIDVDSTYDSNLEGPESQPPVADLDKIKSSRSAGTFLDDHTFQDSFQQHKTWFSSNLNNVGSQLSRECNVFRSKELYSSSELNVQHQCSPSTGQTVRLMGKDLTICATRGEPFAETAQKYTGTSTNEYLKTNVLLPQGQPFFSLQAESFPNVAVNSTSATQASTYHASTSQAHFGYRTPHGSSQPFPAANLFSGDQLPYENRYGDFSNSRTNQTFLLGCSPLPNHSSAVFHQNRPRPWRYFSDPIAVEETAAAPFLPMTGQHRTPPSVFHTNLPRQHVGHSARSSVCPLNSVSYTLSHPGRVVQEVSNSTRDTALPSRNTENQTTRAVPDNCNASSSCRSVQKRSGPVKLTPGAKHILVPSDSTHGDSMPVYSCLSFGSRSGNAAGSQNKGP